The Erythrobacter litoralis HTCC2594 nucleotide sequence CGAAGCATTGGGTACCGCGGCCGAAGGCGGTTTGTTCGCGCGGGTCGTCGGGGGAAAATTCGGCAAGGGTCGCACGCCCGCCGCTGCCGAGGCCGAAGCGATACCGGAGGGCGCGTGCCTCAATTGCGGCACCGAACTGATTGGCGAGCACTGCCATGCCTGCGGGCAGAAGGTGCATATCCACCGCACCATTACCGCAATCTTCCATGACCTGATCCACGGCGTCCTGCATCTCGATGGGAAACTATGGACCACGCTCCCTCTGCTCACCTTCAAGCCGGGACTGCTCACGCGGCGCTATATCAATGGCGAGCGGGCAAAGTTCGTCAGCCCGATGGCAATGTTCCTGTTCAGCGTCTTCCTGATGTTCGCCGTCTTCCAGGCCGTCGGCATCACCACGCCGTCGGACCTGCAAAGCAGTGACGCAATCAAGGTCGACATGCGCGATGCGCGCGAGAGGATTGCGGAACGGGTTGCGGAAATCGAGCGGGAACGCGATGCCAGTGCGCCCCGCAGCGACGAACGCGCGCGACTGGATGCCGAACTGGCAGACGCGCGCGCCGCTCTCAGCGGGGTAACGACGGGTGCCGAGTTCACCGGTGCAATGGCCGACGATCCCGAATTCAACGTTACGGGCATCGACTGGATCGACCGAGGCATCGTCAGGAAATGGCAGGAGAACCCGGGCCTGATGCTCTACAAATTGCAGGCCAACAGCTACAAATTCAGCTGGCTCCTGATCCCCCTGTCGATCCCGTTCGTGTGGCTGTTGTTCGTCTGGCGGCGGCAATTCAAGGCCTACGACCACGCCATTTTCGTGACCTATTCGCTGGCTTTCATGTCGCTGCTGTTCATATCGCTTTCGGTGCTCGGCACGATCGGCGTGCCGCTGGCGATCGTGCTGACGGCAGGTACCTTCATCCCGCCGATCCATATCTACAAGCAGCTGCGCGGAACCTATGGGCTCGGCCGCTTTTCCGCCTTCTGGCGACTGCTGGCGCTGAGCGTGTTCATCTGGGTGGTCGTGACGCTGTTCCTGCAGGTATTGCTGCTGCTGGGCGCATTCTGAAGGCTACTGTCCGCGTCCGGTCTCGGCCTGCAGCTCGTCGATCAGTTTCGAGGCATCGGCCTTCGACAACTCATTGTCGTAACGCTCCGGCGTGCCCGCCTCTTCGCGCAGCGTCTTGAGATAGCTCGCCTGCGCGCCGGTCATGCGTTCGTCGCCGGTGGTCCAGTTGTCCGGCGCCTTCTCGGCGTTAGAGACCGGATCGGACTTGGGATGGGCGGTGGGGGTGGGTGCGGTCATGCGTTTTCTCCTTTCCAGAGAAACGTCGTCGTTCTTATTTTGTTCCGGTCAAGGGAAGAGTCCGCACGACGTGAGTAGCCGAGCCAACGCCGTGCTGGCCCTAGGAGCAGGGAAACCGCTTCTGCATCAGATCGGCGAAGGCGGTTTTCATGCTGACGGAGGGCCGTTTTGCCGCCGGATAGCTGCGCAGATGGCCCAGCAATTCGTCGGAGGTCATCGCCTGCTTGCCCTTGGGCGGGCAGCTATGGGGCTGGCGCCCCGCCTCCTGATCGGCAACGATCCGCGTCCGATAGGTTTTCGCCGCCCCTTCGGCTTCGCGCTTGAGGACCTTCAGATCGCTGGAGAGCAGCGCGAGCGCACCCTTCTTTTCCAGCTTCTCGGCCTTGGCCAGGAACGTCTGCACGTCCATGTCGCCCGGCGCAGCTGCCGCGGGCGCAGTTGTCGCGAGCAAGACCGAGCCGATAAAGACAAACCGCATAAAAAACGCCCTCCCGATTGAGACCGGGAGGGCGCTAATCCTGTCCTGCTGAACGGCAGATTGCGACGTGAGAATTAGGCCCCTTGCGGAGCCGGTCCGCCGCCGAACTTCTTGCCGGCCCTGGGCACGGTCGCACCGGCGACCGGCTTGACCGCGCTCGGGCCCTTGGGCTCGTCGGGCCGGTCGAGCTTGCCGTCTTTCAGCAGCTGGTCGATCTCGTCGCCGGTCAGGGTTTCATATTCCAGCATCGCCTGCGCCAGCAGGTGCAGCTGGTCTTCCTTTTCCTTCAGGATCTTGGTCGCACGCTGGTGTGCGCCTTCGACGAGGCCCTTGATCTCGGCATCGATCAGCTTGTTGGTCTCGTCAGAGCCCATGGTCCGCTGGCTCGCGCTCATGCCGAGATAGCCTTCCTGCTGGTCCTCGTACTGGAGCGGGCCGAGCTTGTCGGACATGCCCCACTTGGTGACCATGTTGCGGGCAAGACTGGTGGCGTACTGGATGTCCGAGCTTGCGCCCGACGACACCTTGTCATGCCCGAAGATCAGCTCCTCGGCCACGCGGCCACCCATGGCGACAGCCAGGTCGGCATGCATCTTGTCGCGGTGGTAAGAGTAATTGTCGCGTTCCGGCAGGCGCATAACCATACCCAGCGCGCGACCGCGCGGGATGATGGTCGCCTTGTGAATCGGGTCGGATGCCGGCTCGTTGATGCCCACCAGTGCGTGGCCCGCCTCGTGATAGGCGGTCATCTTCTTCTCGTCGTCGGTCATGACCATGGAGCGGCGCTCGCTGCCCATCATGACCTTGTCCTTGGCGTCTTCGAATTCCTGCATTGCGACAAGGCGCTTGTTGCGGCGCGCAGCCAGCAGGGCGGCTTCGTTGACTAGGTTGGCCAAGTCAGCGCCCGAGAAACCCGGCGTACCGCGCGCAATCGTGCGCGGGTTTACGTCGGGCGCCAGCGGCACCTTTTTCATATGAACGCCGAGGATTTTCTCGCGCCCGTCGATATCGGGCACGGGCACGACGACCTGCCGGTCGAAGCGGCCCGGGCGCAGCAGCGCCGGGTCGAGCACGTCGGGCCGGTTGGTAGCGGCGATGATGATGATGCCTTCGTTGGCCTCGAAGCCGTCCATTTCGACCAGCAGCTGGTTGAGCGTCTGCTCGCGCTCGTCGTTGGAGTTACCCAAGCCATGTCCGCGCGAGCGGCCGACCGCGTCGATCTCGTCGATGAAGACGATGCACGGGGCGTTCTTCTTGGCCTGTTCGAACATATCGCGCACGCGGCTAGCCCCGACGCCGACGAACATTTCGACGAAGTCCGAGCCGGAAATGGTGAAGAAGGGCACACCCGCTTCGCCCGCGATGGCGCGTGCGAGCAGCGTCTTGCCGGTACCGGGCGAGCCGACCAGCAGAGCGCCCTTGGGGATCTGGCCGCCGAGCTTGGAGAAGCGCTGCGGGTCCTTCAGGAACTCGACGATTTCTTCGAGCTCTTCGCGCGCCTCGTCGATGCCGGCGACGTCTTCGAAGGTCACCTTGCCCTGCTTCTCGGTCAGCATCTTGGCCTTGGACTTGCCGAAGCCCATCGCGCCGCCCGCGCCGCCACCCTTCTGAACTTGGCGCAGCGCGAAAAAGGCGATACCGAGGATCAGGATGAACGGCAGCGACTGGATCAGGATGACCCAGAGAATGTTCATCTGCTCGGGCGCTTCGCCCGAATATTCGACGCCGTTCTCATCGAGCAGCGCGGGAAGCGAGGTATCGTTCTCCACCGGAACCGTCGAGAAGCGCTCCTCATTCTTGAGCGTGCCGGTGATCTGGTCCGGCGCGATCTGCACCGACTCCACCGCACCTTCGGCGACGCGCTCACGGAAATCCGAATAGCTGATCTGCGTGCCCGCCGGCGTACTGTTGCCGCCGAACATGGAGACCACCAGCAGCAGGGCAAGAAAGATCCCTCCCCACATCATCAGGCTCTTCACCCAAGGGTTGGGCCCACCCTGATTGGGATCCTGCGGCGCGTTCTGGTCACTCATCGAATGGGAGTCCTTTCTGAAGCTCCCAATGTAGGAGCGCACGGGTGAATGGCAAGTTAGGCCAAAGGCGGGGATTTGCGCATTTATCGATCAGGATGATCGCCTGGCCGGACCTCTTGCGGAGGCCATGACTTGATCGATCGATCAAGTCATGCTTGATTGGTCATTCAACCGGAGGGTGATTCGCATGAATGCCGCGACCCGCCAGCGCATCGTCATGACCGCGCTCGAACTGTTCTATGAAAAGGGGTTCAACTCGACCTCGATCGCGGACATCCTCAGCCGCAGCCAGGTCCATTCGGGCAGCCTTTATCATTTCTTCCCCGGCAAGCAGGACCTGCTCGTCGCCGTGCTCGAATTCTATCGCGACGGCATTCGGGAAAACCTGCTCGATGTCGCATGGGTCGAGGTGGACGATCCGATCGACAGGGTCTTTGCGCTGCTCAATGGCTATCGCGTCGGCTTGCTGATGAGCGACTATCGCCTCGGCTGCCCGATCGGCAATCTGGCGCTGGAAATTGCCGAGCCCGATCCGCGCATCCGCGACCTGTTGCAGGTCAATTTCACCAACTGGATCGGCGCGGTCGAGCAGTGCCTCGACGAGGCCGGCGACCGCCTGCCGCACGACACCGACCGGCGCGCTTTGGCCGAATTCATCCTCACCACCATGGAGGGCGCGATCATGCAGGCACGCACGGCGCGGGACATCGCCGTGTTCGACCGCAACATCGGCGTCCTGCGCGCTCATATCGACACGCTGACGGAAAAGGCGAAACAACCGACATGACGCTCAAGACGCTAAGACAGGCCGTGGCGCTGGCCGCACTGGTGGCAGCGGCGCCCGCTGCGGCCAACGAAGCTGCGATCACCTCATCCGTGGTCGCCGAGAACGACGGCACCCGCACGCTGATCCACGACGCAGTGGTCGAGGCACCGGTCGCCGACGTCTGGGCGAGCCTGTCGACCGCCAAGGGCTGGAAGGCATGGGGCCCGAAAGAGGCCTGGTTCGATTTCCGTATCGGCGGCTCCATCGAAACGTCCTATTCCGAGGGCGCGCAGCCGGGCGATGCGCAGAACATCCGCCACCGCATCCTTGCCTTCGTGCCCGAGCGCATGATCGCGCTGGGCATCGAGAAAGTGCCCGACGGCGCGTTCGAACCGGGCGTGCTCGACGGAATGTGGAGCGTCTACGAGCTCGAGCCGATCGACGAAGACACGACCGGCCTGCGCATCATCGGGCTGGGCTACAAGGCAGACGAGGCCTCCAGCCGGATGCTCGAATTCTTCAAAAGCGGAAATGCCTATTCGATCCGAATGCTGGAGCGAAACCTGCAGGCTGTTGCGAAGTAGCACCTGCGCTTGCGGTCGCACATCGAAGGGAGGGAATGATGGAAGTGAACTGGATCGCCGTGCTGGTCGCGGCAGTGTCGGCCTTTGTCCTGGGCGGCCTCTGGTACGGCCCGCTGTTCGGCAAGAAATGGCTCGCCTATAACGGCATGAGCGAAGAAGAGGCGCGGTCGGGCCATCCGGCAAAGGTTTTCGGCGGCGCATTCGTACTCTCGCTCATCGCCGCCTTCGTGTTCGCGATGTTCCTGGGGCCGGAGCCGGGCCTGCAATTCGCCGTTTCGGCTGGCTTCGCCGCGGGCCTGTGCTGGGTCGCCGCCACATTCGGGATCAACTACCTGTTCTCGCGCCGTCCGCTCGGCCTGTGGCTGATCGACGGCGGATACGCGACGGCGATGTTCACCCTTTACGGAGTGGCGTTAGGCCTGCTCGGCTAGTCGTCGCAGCCTTTTGCGGCATAGGCCGCGCAAAACACATCGACCGCGCCGACCACTCTCTGCCGGTCGCGTTCTTCGTCCTTGGGCAGCCCGAAACGCCGATCGAGATCGCCCATGCCCTTGCACATGGCGGCGAATTGTTCGGCGGCCAGTTCCGCGTCTTCGACCTCGACTTCTCCGGCTGCCTGCATGGCCTGGATCAGCATCGTGAAAGCAGCCTTCATGCGATGCGGGCCGGCCTCGAGAAAGGCCTCGCCGACAGCCGGCTCGTGCTCGGTCTCGGCCGCGATGCGGCGTTCGAACTGGACCATTTCGGGCCGCGAAAGAAATGCGCTCATCGCCTCGCCGATGGCCAGCAATCGCTGGCGGAGCGAGCCACGCGAGGTATCGTCGAGGCTGAAGTGGCCACGCATCTTTTCGCACTCGCGCTCGACCGCGGCGGTGAACAGGCCGCGCTTGTCGCCGAAGTGATTGTAGACGGTGACCTTGGACACGCCCGCAGCGGCGGCGACCTGCTCGATCGAGGTTGCGGCATAGCCCGCATCGAAGAAACTGTCCGCCGCGGCCCTGACGATGGCAGCCCGCTTGGCCTCATCGGCCGGGCGACCGATCCGGCCTTGCGAACCACGTGCTTTGGACTGTGTTGACAAAGTGAACGGCCCCGTTCAATTAAACGCTACCGTTCAATAATGGCCGCTCGCGCTTGATTCGACAACCCCGGCCGAAAGCAGAGGTTTCCCCCGCCCTATGCTCTGGATCGCGATCCGCATGCTTACCGGCGACAAGCAGAAGTTCTACGGGCTCGTGTTCGGGATCGCGTTCTCTACCCTGCTCATCACCCAGCAGCTGACCATCTTCGTCAACCTGATCGAGCGCGGCGCAAGCGGGGTTTACAATGTCCCGACCGCCGACGTGTGGGTGATGGACGAGGTCAGCCGCACCACCGAGGTTAACTTTCCCATGCCCTCGACCGCGCTCGACAAGGTACGTGCCGTACCCGGTGTCGAATGGGCGGTGGTCCATCTGCGCGCCGGCGCATCGGTGCGGACACGCGAGGGCGATCTGGAAGGTGTCGCCGTGATCGGGGTCGACGACGCCACGCTGATCGGCCTGCCCAAGAATATTCTGGAAGGTAGCGCCGACGTCCTGTCCCAGCCCGACAGCGTCATTATCGACGATGTCGGCGTAACCAACATGTTCGAGGATGGCCGCAGCCCGATCGGCGAGCGGCTGGAGCTCAATGACCAGCGTGCCGTCATCCGCGGCGTAGCCGACTCGATCCCCAGCTTCACCAGCCAAGTCACGCTCTATACCAAATACAGCCAGGCGCTGCGTTACGTACCGGGTACGCGCAACCGGCTGAGCTTCGTGCTGGTCGGTGCTGCCGACGGCGTGACGCAGGCCGAACTCGCCGCCCGCATCGAGGAACAGACAGGCCTCCGCGCCCGGACCCGCGACCAATTCGCACAGGACGGTGTCGACTTCATCATCGAGAACACCGGCATTCCGCTCAATTTCGGAATCACCGTCGCGCTGGGCTTCATCGTGGGTGTCGCGATCGTCGGCCTGACCTTCAGCCTCTTCATCCGCGACAACATCAAGCAGTTCGGCGCGTTGAAAGCGATCGGCGTGACCAATGCCAAGATCAGGAAGATGGTCGCTACGCAGGCGGGCTTGGTCGGACTGATCGGCTATGGGCTTGGCGTACTCGGCACCATCGGCTTTATCTATGCCTTCTCCGGCGTGCCCACTTTCAAGGGGTTCTACATTCCCTGGCAGATCCCGCTGGTCAGTCTCGCCGCGGTCTTCATCATCCTCGCGCTGACCGGCTGGCTGGCGCTGCGCAATGTCCTCAAGACCGAACCTGCGGCGGTGTTCCGGTGAGCGACGTGCAGGAAAGCGATGCCCGCGAAAGCCTCGACGCCACGCTCAGCAACGGTGGCACGGTTGCGATCTGCACACGCGGTGTCACACGCGACTTCGAATCTGGGCAGCAGACCATTACCGTGCTGCACGGAATAGACGCCGATATTCGCGCGGGCGAGATGACCTATGTCGTCGGCGAATCCGGGTCCGGCAAGACCACGCTGATCTCGATCATGTGCGGCATTCTCTGGCCGACGGAAGGCGATGTGAAAGTGTTCGGCACCGACATCTACAGCCTGTCCGACACCGAGCTGGTCAACTTCCGCCTGCAAAACATCGGTTTCATCTTCCAGCAGTACAACCTGATTCCCTCCATCGATGCCGCCTCCAACGCCGCAGTGCCGCTGATTGCCCAGGGCATGGATCGCGAGGAAGCACGCGATCGCGCCAAGGCAATGCTGGAAAAGCTCAATATCGGCGATCAGGCCGACAAGCTGCCCAACCAGCTTTCGGGTGGCCAGCAGCAGCGCGTCGCCATCGCCCGCGCGCTGGTGCACGAACCGCGGCTGGTGGTGTGCGACGAGCCGACCGCCGCTCTCGATGCCAGCTCGGGCCGCCGCGTGATGGACCTGCTGCACGATGTCGCTGTCGCCGAAGACCGCGCGTGTATCATCGTCACCCATGACAACCGCATTTTCGATCTCGCCGACCGGATTCTCGTGCTCGAGGACGGCCGCATCACCCATGACGGCACCGAAATGCCGGAAGGCCACTAGAGACCCCCATCAGGACGACACGCCATGGCTCTACTCCCCGAAAAATTCAGCTTTTCCCGTTTGGGCCTGCCGATCATCGCCGTGATCGGCCTGATAATCGCGGTGTTCTTCATCATGGGCGGCCTGCCCGATCGCGAGCTGGAAGAGCCCGACCGCGAACCGCCGCGCGCTACCGGGGCCTTGGCCAATTCGCCACGCGTTGCCGGGGCGGGTGTGGTGGAACCGTCGAGCGAGACGATCCAGATCGGCACGGCACTGTCCGGCCTCGTCACCGACCTGCGTGTCCAGCCCGGCGATTATGTCGAGAAAGGCCAACCGCTCTTTACGGTCGATACCCGCGCCATTCGCGCTCAGTTGCAGCAAGCCAACGCGCAGATTTCCGAAGCGCGCGCCGCCATCGCGGAGGCGCAGACCGCGCAATCGACGGCCGCGCAGCAACTGGCCCTTTACCGCAATGTCGACGATCCCGCCGCAGTCAGCCGCTCCGAAGTCATCCGCGCCGAAGGCGAAGCCAATGCGGCACGCACTCGGCTGCAACTGGCCCGCGCGCGCCTGCAATCCGCACAGGCCACCGCTGACAGCGCGCGCACCGAGATCGGGCGCGCAACCGTCCGTGCGCCGATTGCCGGCGAGATTTTGGCAGTCAACATCCGCCCCGGCGAGTTTCTCTCGACCATGGGCGGCGGCGGATCGCAGCCTTTCATCGAGATGGGGCAGACCCGCCCGCTCTACATTCGCGTCGATGTCGACGAGGAACAGGCCCCGCGCGTCGCCATGGGCGAACCTGCCATCGTCAGCCCGCGCGGTGCGGCGGACCAGCAGGTCAAGGCCAGCTTCGTGCGCGCCGAGCCGCTGGTCGTGCCCAAGCGCTCGCTCACCAACAGCGCGCAGGAACGCGTCGATGTGCGCGTGCTCCAGATCATCTACGAATTGCCGGACAGCGACCTTTTCCGCGTCGGCCAGCAGATCGATGCCTTCATCCCCGCACGCAACGGCACTGCGCCCAAGCCCGCGCAGGCGGAGGCGGCGGAGTGACCGTGCGCCTCGCTCTCCCCATGCTGGCCGTTGCTGCGCTGAGCGCCTGCGTCGCCGGCCCTCCGCCGGAAATCGACACGACCCCTCCGCCGCTGCCGCTGGAATTCGCCTTCGCGCCCGATGCGGCGACCGGCAGCGCGGTGGCATCGCTGCTGCCGACAGGCGATCCGGCCTTCCAGGACCTTGCCACGCTCGCGCTTCAGGATGCACCGACGCTGGCGCAGGCCGCCGCGCGGATCGAGCAGGCGCGCGCCCGCGCCGCGGGTGCTGGAGCCAACCGCTTGCCTAATATCGGCGCGAATGCGTCGGTCACCGGCACCCGGACCAATCCCGCGCAGTTCGGCACCAACCTGCCGCCGGGCATTTCCATCGACACCGAGCAAGTCTTCTACGGAGCCAACCTGACGGCGAGCTGGGATCTCGACCTGTTCGGTCGCCTGCGCGCGCAGGAACGTGCGGCGCTTGCGCGGCTGGGCGCTGCGACAGTGGAAGCGACAGCGGTGCGGAACGCGCTGCTAGCCGAGATCGCCGGCTCGGTGATCGACTGGCGCACCCTAGCCGCGCGGCAGGACGCGCTGGAACAGGACCTCAAAGCCGCCGCCAGTCTTGCCCGCCTGGCAGGCACGCGCGAGCGCGCCGGTCTCTCGCCCGGCTTCGACCGCGTGCGCGCAGAAAGCGTTGCCGAGGCCACCCGCAGCCGCATCGCCGCGCTTGCGACCGACCGTGCGCGCATTGCCGGTCGGCTCGTCGCACTGACGGGCCAGCCGGCGCAGAAGGTTCTCGACCTTTTGCGACAAACTGCACCCGATCCGGCCCAGCCACCTGCGCCAATGACCTTGCCGAGCCAATTGCTGGCCAATCGCCCCGATGTCGTTGCCGCCGCCGCCAATCTCGAAGCGGCCGATGCCGATCTGGCCGCCAGCGCAGCGCGCCGCTTCCCGCAGTTCACTCTGTCTGCGGCGCTCGGCCTGCTGGCTTTCGATCTGGGCGACCTGTTTGACGAGGACTCGATTGTCGGAAATGTCTCCGGCGGATTGGTCGCGCCGCTGCTCGATTTCGGGCGCATTCAGGCCGAGATCGATGCTTCGGCGGCAGGCAAGCAACTGGCCTTCGCCAACTATCGCAATGCCGTCTTCACCGCTCTCGGCGATGCCGAAGCGGGTTATGGCCTCGTCGCCGCCGCCGACCGGCAACTAGCTGCCGCATCGCGCGAATTCGCCAGCGCGGAACGCGCCGCCGATCTCGCCGACACCCGCTATCAGGCCGGGCTGTCCGACTTCCTCACAGTGCTCGAAGCGCGCCGCGCTGCCGATGCCAGCGGCGAGAGGGTGGCGATTGCCCGCGGTCAGGCTGAAAGGGCGCGGGTGGTGTTGTGGCAAGCGCTTGGCGGCGATCAGCCGACCAGCCGGTCGACCAGCCAGTAGGATCCGGTGATGCCGATGGCGTAACTGGCATAGCGCACCATCGGTGCCAGCGCGTCGGCGCGAATACGGCGCAGAGCTTCGAGCACCAGCAGGACCACCGCAACGACTGCCAGCTGGCCCGCCTCGACCCCGAGGTTGAAGCTGATCAGCGCCGCGGGCACTTCGCCCTCGGGAAGGCCGATCTCGCGCAGGGCCCCGGCAAAGCCGAAGCCGTGGATCAGGCCGAACAGGAAGGCGACGAGCCAAGGCCAGCGCCGTGTCCAGGTTTGCCGCTGGTCGCGCACCGTCTCGACCGCGAGCAGCACGATAGACAGCGCGATCACGGCCTCGACCGGCCGCCCCGGCAGGCCGAAGAACCCTAGCGACACACCCGCCAGCGTCAGCGAATGCGCCACGGTGAAGGCCGTCGTCGCCTTCGCCACCGCCCAGCCGCGCCGCACCAGCAGCACCAGCGCGATGACGAACAGCAGGTGGTCCCAGCCTTCGAGAATGTGTTCGATCCCGAGGCTGAAATAGCTGCGCCAAACTTGCGCGCTGGTCGGCGCGGCGGCGATGGTGGCAATCGGCTCGGCCTCGGTCAGGCGGTAGGTCTGCACCTGCCGACCGAGCGGTTGGACCCGCAGCAACACGTCGCCCCCGCCGAAAATCGCTTCGAACCCGATCTGCCCGTCCGCCACTTCCCCTTCGCAGCGTATTTGGGCCGAACCGATCAGCGCCAAAGGCACCGTGCGCGCGAGGGGCTCGCCGACGATGGTGCAGCCTTGCGGCACAATCGGGATCGCCAGCTCGGCAGGGCCCGGAGCGGGGAGCGGCTGCTTCCAGTTGAGCTCCCACATTTCTGCGTCGCGCTGGGCAAATTCGACATAGCCGGGGCGCAGCTCATCGGCAGCGACCGGAGCGGCGACCAGCGTAAGAACAAAGGCCAGCAGGCGGCGGATCATCGCTCGATCCGCACTTGGTAGGCGTCGCGCAGCAAGCGATAGGCCTCTTCCTCACGCGTTTTCGAGGTTTCCAGCCGCCAGTCTTCGATCACGCGCTGACGAACTGCATCGAGGGGCGGAACCTCGCCTACTTCGACCGCGCGCAACCGAACGAAATGCCACCCGACGCCCGAGCGCACCGGCCCTTCCCAAGCGGCGCTCGGTTCCATCCCAGCAAGCCGATTGGCGAAATCTTGCCCGAATTGCGCCGCCACCGCAGGCAGGCCGCGCCCTTCGATTGAGCCTGGCAGCGAGGCGGGATCGCCCACGCCCTGCCAGCCTTGCCGCAACTGCGTTAGCACGGCAGCGGCCTCGGGCTGTTCGGCAAAATAAACCTGGTCGAAGCTGAGCCGCGTATCTTCGGCATAGCGCCCAGCATTGGCGCGATACCAATCCGCCAGCTCGTCCTCGTCCGGCTCGGTCGCTTGCGCCGAGCTGGCGGCAAGAAAATCCATCTTCTTCGCCAGCCGCCGCCGCACTACCGGGTCGCCCGCATCCAGTCCCAATCGCAAGGCTTCCCGGTAAAGAACTTCCTCACGGACCCAGCGATCTATCAATGCGTCGAGCTCGGCATCGGTCGGCGGACGCTGCATCGTGCGCTCGTAAGTTAGCGCGATCTGCGCCTGCACCTGCTCGTCGACGTCGATCACGCGGCTGGCCGGATCGGCTTCCTCGCCCTGCCAAGCGAAGAAGGCAAAGATCAGCGCCCCGCCGAGCAGGAAATGGACCAGCGGTTCGCGCAGGATTGTCCGCGCGCGTTCCGTCAGCGTCACGTTTCCTCCGCAGCAGGCATCAGCCAGATCGGCGAGGTATAGGCGCGCTCCTGGACGACCTTGACGACTTCATCGGGCAGCTCCACTCCGAAGCGCAGCGCATCGAACAACACCCAGCGCGGCGTCGGGATTTCGATCACGCGGACGTAGTAGAAGGCGCGCTGGCCTTCGCGATACTCCGGATCGCTCCACACCGTGCGCAGCTGCGCCGCGCCGATAGTGTTGGTGTAGCTCGCCGTGGCCTCGTCGACGGTATTACCAACGGCGGGCACCGGGCTGTCGGACGCGCCGTCCATCGGCCGTTCGCTCCACGCCGCGTCGAAGATTTTCTCCTGCGGATTGCCGTTGGCATCGACCCAGCCCTTCACGACCTGAACCCGGTCGAGATTGGCGCCTTCCGGGTCCTTTAGCGCTTCGATCATGAAGGCCGGCGCAGTGCCATTATCGGTCAGCACGCCGCCCATCGGCACGCCTTCGCGATAGCCGGTCGCGACCCAGTCGCTGCCGAAGCTGTCCTCGGTGAATCCCGGCCCGCCGAAGATCCGTACGCTCATCCGGGAGCCGGTCGTGGCATAGACTTCGCGCCGTTTGAAGGCGTCGAAGATTTCAGCCCGCGTATTGCCCCGCGCCCAGGCGGCCGCATAGCCGCTGGCCAGGTAATGCCAGCCGAAACGGCCTTCGCGGGTGCCGAGGTTCTGCCCGGCCATCGCGCGGTCCGGCCCTGGTTCGTTGCCCGTATGCTTGCCGAAGAAATTGTCTTCGTCCGCCGTGGCCAGCGAGGTGTGCGAGTCGGTCGATCCGATCAGGCCGAAGCGGTAAGGGTTCACCCCCAAGCGCTGCTCGAGCGACAGACCGCGCTTGAGCGCTTCGCGGACATAGCTGCCGCCATACATGTCGGGCGTCGCCTTCGCAGTGAGCGGCAAATTGCCCAGCTCCCATCCCCAGATGCCGTAGCCCGCAAATTCGTCGTTCGGCGACAAAAACGGGTGGCTCTCGCTGTCGCCCTTGATCTGCGTGACTTCGACCACCGGCTCCCACCGCGCGCGCTTTGCGGCGTACTCGGCCGTCAACGGCGCACCGTCGGGCCCGGTCATTTCGAACATCATGCCATTCGAAAGGTTGGAATTGTGCGGGATCGCCAGCGCCTGCCCTCCGGACCCTTGCTCGTAAGCGGCCAGATAGTCCCATAAGTCGGTGACGTCGGTATCGAGCCCTGGGAACGGCAGCGTGTCGCCGATCGTCGGCGCGCCGTCGCGGAACATCACCACGCGATGCAGATTATTGCCATCCGGCATCAGCGTCCATTCGAACCCTGCGAAGGCGGTGAACCTGCCCGGCTCGTTAAAAAGGTCGATGATCCGCAAGTGCTCCTGCCAGATATCGCGGGTCGCTTTCTCCTGCCGTTCGGGATCGCGCAGCGCCTCGGGAATATTGCCGGTCGCCGCGGCATCGATCAGTTCGCCGGTCGCAATGACCGACTGCCGGCCTCCTTCGCGCAGCATGGCCTGCCAGCGC carries:
- a CDS encoding DUF3604 domain-containing protein; amino-acid sequence: MQKKWIAAGVAAVAIAAGAAWFSGAFKERASAAQAGNGEDTIALSEYPDRPYWGDTHLHTDNSVDAFGFGVRIGPEAALRFARGEKVTATMGMEAQLDRPLDFLVISDHSDALGATKRLMNAPSALVRDPTLKRWQAMLREGGRQSVIATGELIDAAATGNIPEALRDPERQEKATRDIWQEHLRIIDLFNEPGRFTAFAGFEWTLMPDGNNLHRVVMFRDGAPTIGDTLPFPGLDTDVTDLWDYLAAYEQGSGGQALAIPHNSNLSNGMMFEMTGPDGAPLTAEYAAKRARWEPVVEVTQIKGDSESHPFLSPNDEFAGYGIWGWELGNLPLTAKATPDMYGGSYVREALKRGLSLEQRLGVNPYRFGLIGSTDSHTSLATADEDNFFGKHTGNEPGPDRAMAGQNLGTREGRFGWHYLASGYAAAWARGNTRAEIFDAFKRREVYATTGSRMSVRIFGGPGFTEDSFGSDWVATGYREGVPMGGVLTDNGTAPAFMIEALKDPEGANLDRVQVVKGWVDANGNPQEKIFDAAWSERPMDGASDSPVPAVGNTVDEATASYTNTIGAAQLRTVWSDPEYREGQRAFYYVRVIEIPTPRWVLFDALRFGVELPDEVVKVVQERAYTSPIWLMPAAEET
- a CDS encoding HupE/UreJ family protein gives rise to the protein MIRRLLAFVLTLVAAPVAADELRPGYVEFAQRDAEMWELNWKQPLPAPGPAELAIPIVPQGCTIVGEPLARTVPLALIGSAQIRCEGEVADGQIGFEAIFGGGDVLLRVQPLGRQVQTYRLTEAEPIATIAAAPTSAQVWRSYFSLGIEHILEGWDHLLFVIALVLLVRRGWAVAKATTAFTVAHSLTLAGVSLGFFGLPGRPVEAVIALSIVLLAVETVRDQRQTWTRRWPWLVAFLFGLIHGFGFAGALREIGLPEGEVPAALISFNLGVEAGQLAVVAVVLLVLEALRRIRADALAPMVRYASYAIGITGSYWLVDRLVG
- a CDS encoding peptidyl-prolyl cis-trans isomerase, encoding MTLTERARTILREPLVHFLLGGALIFAFFAWQGEEADPASRVIDVDEQVQAQIALTYERTMQRPPTDAELDALIDRWVREEVLYREALRLGLDAGDPVVRRRLAKKMDFLAASSAQATEPDEDELADWYRANAGRYAEDTRLSFDQVYFAEQPEAAAVLTQLRQGWQGVGDPASLPGSIEGRGLPAVAAQFGQDFANRLAGMEPSAAWEGPVRSGVGWHFVRLRAVEVGEVPPLDAVRQRVIEDWRLETSKTREEEAYRLLRDAYQVRIER